Proteins encoded by one window of Betaproteobacteria bacterium:
- a CDS encoding TIGR03087 family PEP-CTERM/XrtA system glycosyltransferase translates to MKILYVCHRFPFPPKRGGKIRPFNMIRHLARNHEVTVASLARSDAEAKEGEGIAPHCTRFVMSQVSDPVQSLRMVSRLPTTTPSSMGFFYSTSLRRQVARLLREQRFDLIFVHCSSVAQYVAHVSDTPKILDFGDMDSQKWIEYARYKPFPLSAGYRFEGVKMAREERRLARRFDMCTATTRAEWETLESYATGVASAWFPNGVDSEYFAPSSDPPDRDTICFVGRMDYYPNQECMFDFCANTLPRIQEKRPGVKLLIVGADPTPAVRRLATIPGVTVTGSVPDVRPYVHRSALMVAPLNIARGTQNKILEAMAMGVPVVTSAVAAGGVDAVAGAHFLVADTPEDFATAVLRLLDDGNERTRLAQAGRERMLSHHGWSGSMQRLDRIIERCLAGRSGRVQPSGSAEAGPVGSRAPVDGNQLS, encoded by the coding sequence GTGAAGATACTCTACGTGTGCCACCGCTTTCCTTTTCCGCCCAAGCGAGGCGGCAAGATCCGGCCGTTCAACATGATCCGCCATCTCGCGCGCAACCACGAGGTGACGGTTGCTTCGCTGGCGCGCTCCGATGCGGAGGCGAAGGAAGGCGAGGGCATCGCCCCCCATTGCACCCGATTCGTGATGTCGCAAGTAAGCGATCCGGTGCAGTCGCTGCGAATGGTTTCTCGGCTGCCGACGACGACGCCTTCCTCGATGGGGTTTTTCTACTCGACCTCCCTGCGCCGGCAGGTTGCGCGGTTGCTCCGGGAGCAGCGCTTCGATCTCATCTTCGTGCACTGCTCGTCGGTCGCGCAGTACGTCGCACACGTGAGCGACACGCCCAAGATTCTCGATTTCGGGGACATGGATTCGCAGAAGTGGATCGAGTACGCGCGCTACAAACCATTCCCGCTTTCGGCGGGTTATCGGTTCGAGGGCGTGAAGATGGCGCGTGAAGAGCGCCGCCTCGCCCGGCGGTTCGACATGTGTACGGCGACCACGCGGGCGGAATGGGAAACTCTGGAGTCGTACGCAACCGGTGTGGCGAGCGCCTGGTTCCCGAACGGCGTCGACAGCGAATACTTTGCGCCGAGCAGCGATCCGCCCGACAGGGATACGATCTGCTTCGTCGGTCGCATGGACTACTATCCAAACCAGGAGTGCATGTTCGACTTCTGCGCCAATACGCTGCCCAGGATTCAGGAGAAGCGACCCGGCGTCAAACTCTTGATCGTCGGTGCGGATCCAACGCCAGCGGTGCGTCGCCTCGCCACGATCCCGGGCGTGACCGTGACGGGGTCAGTTCCCGATGTGCGGCCCTACGTGCACCGGTCCGCGCTCATGGTCGCACCGCTCAACATCGCGCGTGGAACCCAGAACAAGATACTCGAGGCGATGGCCATGGGTGTACCGGTGGTCACCAGCGCGGTTGCTGCCGGCGGGGTGGATGCCGTGGCCGGTGCGCACTTCCTGGTGGCTGATACGCCAGAGGACTTCGCGACTGCTGTTCTGCGCTTGCTCGACGACGGCAACGAGCGTACACGTCTCGCGCAGGCGGGACGGGAGCGGATGCTGTCGCACCACGGCTGGAGCGGCTCCATGCAGCGCCTCGACCGGATCATCGAGCGATGCCTGGCAGGCCGGAGCGGCCGTGTGCAGCCGAGCGGCAGTGCCGAAGCCGGACCGGTCGGATCGCGGGCGCCTGTCGATGGAAACCAGCTGAGCTGA
- a CDS encoding class I SAM-dependent methyltransferase encodes MLKRLMDTAAYLLFPRPVHIRWLKRNPSSWLGRHYPGPLIKLDVSPLSEKIEELAVATHELGAQPLWTGYGGKTAGQSRRSNDVRTSRVMGNFYASLAVRRKPKVVVEFGTAFGISGMYWLAGIEANQEGVLLTFEPNEVWAQIAQGNLSQISSRFTFTQGTFEDNIDACLPRGSSIDIAFIDAIHTREFVVPQLNLVAERSAPGSLILIDDIEYTSDMKRCWEEIAAENRFAAAATLGSRVGILELGEARTPRVTVSEPARAG; translated from the coding sequence ATGCTGAAGCGATTGATGGACACCGCCGCCTACCTGCTGTTTCCGCGGCCGGTGCATATTCGCTGGCTGAAACGAAATCCTTCATCCTGGCTGGGACGGCACTACCCTGGCCCGCTCATCAAGCTCGACGTCAGCCCTCTCAGCGAGAAGATCGAGGAGTTGGCGGTGGCCACGCACGAGTTGGGCGCGCAGCCACTTTGGACAGGATACGGCGGCAAGACGGCGGGGCAGAGCCGACGCTCGAACGATGTGCGCACCAGCCGGGTGATGGGAAACTTCTACGCCAGCCTGGCCGTTCGCAGGAAGCCCAAGGTCGTCGTGGAGTTCGGCACTGCGTTCGGCATTTCGGGCATGTATTGGCTCGCGGGCATCGAAGCCAACCAGGAAGGCGTGCTCCTGACTTTCGAGCCCAACGAGGTATGGGCACAGATCGCGCAAGGGAATCTGTCGCAGATCAGCAGTCGCTTCACCTTCACCCAGGGTACGTTCGAGGACAACATAGACGCGTGCCTCCCCCGGGGAAGCAGTATCGACATCGCTTTCATCGACGCGATCCATACGCGGGAGTTCGTCGTGCCCCAGTTGAACCTGGTGGCGGAGAGAAGCGCGCCCGGAAGCCTCATTCTCATCGACGACATCGAATACACGTCGGACATGAAGCGGTGCTGGGAAGAGATCGCAGCCGAAAATCGTTTCGCCGCGGCCGCCACGTTGGGGAGTCGGGTAGGCATTCTGGAACTCGGCGAGGCCCGGACACCGAGGGTCACGGTCAGTGAGCCCG